Proteins co-encoded in one Prunus persica cultivar Lovell chromosome G6, Prunus_persica_NCBIv2, whole genome shotgun sequence genomic window:
- the LOC18774282 gene encoding cytochrome P450 714C2 — MELLQVDAKMLMSLVLLGFIGLLVRLYNGLVAKPKKLRSLLTKQGISGPPATLLLGNIMEIKNSRGSGNVFREGEAPTTHNCAALLFPFFEKWRKQYGEVFVFALGNTQILYANQPDAVREITTCTSLDLGKPTYQYKERGPLLGQGILTSNGASWAHQRKVIAPELYMEKVKGMINLITESTTTLINSWNSRIEAEGGVADIKIDSYIRSFSGDVISRACFGSNYSKGEEIFQKLRNLQEAMSKKIFLTGVPGMRHLPTKSNREAWALEKEASTLILQVVKERQAAGYEKDLLQMILEGARNTDLSPEATDRFIVDNCKNIYLAGYETTAVSATWCLMLLASNQKWQERVRAEVVQICQGQIPDNEMVRKMKQLTMVIQESLRLYPPVTVVSREAFKDMKFGDINVPKGFNVWTTVVTLHTDPEIWGPDAYEFNPDRFANGITGACKLPHLYMPFGVGPRVCLGQNLAMVELKVLLALIVSNFSFSLSPKYKYGPALRLVVEPEHGVDLLVTKL, encoded by the exons ATGGAGCTTCTTCAAGTTGATGCGAAAATGTTGATGTCCCTTGTTCTGCTAGGGTTTATAGGATTGTTGGTGCGCTTGTACAATGGGCTTGTGGCGAAGCCGAAGAAGCTGAGGTCCCTGCTAACCAAGCAAGGCATTAGCGGACCCCCGGCTACTCTTCTTCTGGGAAACATTATGGAGATAAAGAATTCTCGAGGCTCCGGCAATGTTTTCAGGGAGGGTGAAGCTCCCACCACTCATAATTGTGCTGCTCTGctctttccattttttgaGAAGTGGAGGAAGCAATATG GTGAAGTGTTTGTTTTTGCACTTGGCAATACACAGATATTATATGCGAACCAACCAGATGCAGTAAGGGAGATTACAACGTGTACGTCCTTAGACTTGGGGAAGCCTACTTATCAATATAAGGAGCGCGGCCCTTTGCTTGGTCAAGGTATTTTGACCTCGAATGGCGCCTCATGGGCCCACCAGCGCAAAGTCATTGCTCCTGAACTATACATGGAGAAAGTTAAG GGAATGATCAACTTAATTACAGAGTCAACAACTACTCTGATAAATTCATGGAACAGTAGGATTGAGGCAGAGGGGGGAGTTGCCGACATAAAAATTGACAGCTACATAAGAAGTTTCTCTGGTGATGTAATCTCAAGAGCTTGTTTTGGAAGCAACTACTCCAAAGGGGAAGAGATATTTCAGAAACTAAGAAATCTCCAGGAGGCTATGTCCAAGAAAATCTTTTTGACTGGAGTTCCTGGAATGAG ACACCTTCCCACGAAGAGCAACAGGGAAGCTTGGGCATTAGAAAAGGAGGCCAGCACTTTGATCCTGCAAGTAGTCAAGGAAAGACAAGCAGCAGGATATGAGAAAGACCTCTTGCAAATGATTCTTGAGGGTGCTCGAAACACTGACCTCAGCCCAGAAGCAACAGACCGCTTCATTGTTGATAATTGCAAGAACATTTACTTGGCCGGCTATGAAACCACAGCAGTTTCAGCCACTTGGTGCCTCATGTTGTTGGCTTCAAATCAAAAATGGCAAGAACGTGTCAGGGCAGAGGTCGTTCAAATTTGCCAAGGCCAAATTCCTGATAACGAAATGGTTCGCAAGATGAAACAG CTAACAATGGTGATTCAAGAATCACTGCGGCTATATCCACCGGTTACTGTGGTGTCAAGGGAGGCTTTCAAGGACATGAAATTTGGGGACATAAATGTTCCGAAGGGTTTCAATGTTTGGACTACAGTAGTGACACTGCATACTGATCCAGAAATATGGGGCCCAGATGCCTACGAATTCAACCCAGATAGGTTTGCAAATGGGATCACAGGTGCTTGCAAGCTTCCCCACTTGTACATGCCATTTGGGGTTGGACCAAGAGTGTGTCTTGGGCAGAACTTAGCCATGGTTGAGCTAAAGGTTCTCCTAGCCCTCATAGTCTCCAACTTCTCCTTCTCACTTTCTCCCAAGTACAAATATGGACCTGCTCTTAGATTGGTTGTGGAGCCAGAGCATGGAGTTGATCTCCTAGTGACGAAGCTGTGA